In Phragmites australis chromosome 17, lpPhrAust1.1, whole genome shotgun sequence, the following are encoded in one genomic region:
- the LOC133897294 gene encoding mediator of RNA polymerase II transcription subunit 4-like, with the protein MMQSHLPSPARLGLTASSPSLPPNPTPLNPTSSPPHGNLAANAAATAAPTLTTSPSLLPLLPPLPRAQSLLHLISSLASNLFELSPNRAAWISAYRGSLPAFLPSASSSAPLPSPISSTKDAMPLLTTLQTQLFEAVAELQETLDLKDARARLAHEARAKDAALLAFAKKLREAHHVLDRLVDDYADYRRDPKRPRGAAAADDPEPVSEGDFGASLHSRLNLDDVLTYAHRISYTTFAPPEHGAGLPLRGALPPAPQENEMRMSQLYQFADLDVGVPKKPLEAKEGITAEVEAAPLFEPTPPLEEPPQPLMLPITLPPGLLKEMPKPPPGWKPGDPITLPLDGILPGIRGEEPQATVLQPLIAVKPVAPTGPEPIQVKPVQLDFESSSSDEYSSDVGSSEEDDED; encoded by the coding sequence atGATGCAATCGCACCTGCCGTCCCCGGCGAGGCTGGGTCTCACCGCCTCGTCGCCGTCGCTCCCGCCAAACCCGACTCCCCTGAACCCCACCTCCTCGCCGCCACACGGCAACCTGGCCGCTAACGCAGCCGCAACCGCTGCCCCAACCCTAACCACCTCACCGTCGCTCCTGCCGCTCCTGCCGCCGCTCCCGCGCGCGCAGTCGCTGCTCCACCTCATATCGTCGCTCGCCTCCAACCTCTTCGAGCTCTCGCCCAACCGCGCCGCGTGGATCTCCGCGTACCGGGGGTCACTCCCCGCATTCCTCCCCTCGGCGTCGTCCTCCGCGCCGCTCCCGTCCCCGATCTCCTCCACCAAGGACGCGATGCCGCTGCTCACCACCCTCCAGACGCAGCTCTTTGAGGCCGTCGCCGAGCTGCAGGAGACCCTCGACCTGAAGGACGCGCGCGCACGCCTGGCCCACGAGGCGCGTGCTAAGGACGCTGCACTCCTCGCCTTCGCGAAGAAGCTGCGCGAGGCCCACCACGTGCTCGACCGCCTCGTCGACGACTACGCCGACTACCGCCGCGACCCCAAGCGCCCTCGCGGCGCCGCAGCGGCTGACGACCCCGAGCCGGTGTCGGAGGGCGACTTCGGCGCGTCCCTCCACTCCAGGCTCAACCTGGACGACGTTCTGACCTACGCGCACCGCATAAGTTACACTACTTTCGCTCCACCGGAGCATGGTGCTGGCCTGCCTCTGCGCGGGGCTTTGCCACCTGCACCGCAGGAAAATGAAATGCGGATGTCGCAGCTGTATCAGTTTGCGGATTTGGATGTTGGGGTGCCCAAGAAGCCCTTGGAGGCGAAGGAGGGGATCACGGCAGAGGTGGAGGCCGCGCCACTGTTTGAGCCTACACCTCCACTGGAGGAGCCCCCACAACCACTGATGCTACCGATCACTCTGCCACCTGGGTTGCTGAAGGAGATGCCTAAGCCACCGCCTGGATGGAAGCCTGGGGATCCAATCACGCTGCCGCTGGATGGGATACTACCTGGTATCAGGGGTGAAGAGCCGCAAGCTACTGTGCTACAGCCGCTTATCGCGGTTAAGCCAGTGGCACCAACGGGCCCAGAGCCGATACAGGTCAAGCCTGTTCAGCTTGACTTTGAGAGTAGCAGCAGCGATGAATACAGTAGTGATGTCGGGAGCtcagaagaagatgatgaggattAG
- the LOC133896696 gene encoding GDSL esterase/lipase EXL3-like: protein MPTDLSGANGSQRKQQTAVVTVQLMEHGSATLLLLLVLAVSSWQVGGGRPRVPAILVFGDSIVDTGNNNAVLTLTKSDFRPYGKDLNGGVPTGRFSNGRIPPDFLASRLGLKDLVPAYLGTDLTDDDLLTGVSFASGGTGYDPLTSTLVAVLPMQEELNMFAEYKEKLAGVVGDEAAARIIAESLFLVCAGTDDIANNYYLAPVRQLQYDISAYVDFLVQQASDFMKQLYQQGARRIAILGLPPIGCVPSQRTVAGGLARSCDPARNRAAQQFNSKLKEEIRRLQKELQCQRIGYVDIYDVLQDMITDPCKYGFDVSSRGCCGTGDFEVSLLCNQVTATTCPDDRKYVFWDSFHPTERAYEIMVDYLYPRYVEKLL, encoded by the exons ATGCCAACCGATCTCAGCGGCGCGAATGGAAGCCAGAGAAAGCAACAAACTGCGGTAGTTACAGTACAGCTCATGGAGCATGGAAGCGCCACATTGTTGCTGCTGCTCGTGCTCGCCGTGTCGTCATGGCAGGTCGGCGGCGGCAGGCCGCGGGTGCCGGCCATCCTGGTGTTCGGCGACTCCATCGTCGACACGGGAAACAACAACGCCGTCCTCACGCTCACCAAGTCTGACTTCAGGCCCTACGGGAAGGACCTCAACGGCGGCGTCCCCACCGGCCGCTTCTCCAACGGCCGGATTCCCCCGGACTTCTTAG CTTCACGGCTCGGCTTGAAAGACCTGGTTCCGGCGTACCTTGGCACTGACCTCACCGACGACGACCTCCTCACCGGCGTCAGCTTCGCTTCAGGGGGCACCGGGTACGACCCCCTCACTTCCACTCTCGTG GCTGTCCTGCCGATGCAGGAGGAGCTCAACATGTTTGCCGAGTACAAGGAGAAGCTCGCAGGGGTCGTCGGAGATGAGGCCGCCGCAAGGATCATAGCCGAGAGCCTGTTCCTTGTCTGCGCCGGGACCGACGACATTGCCAATAACTACTACCTCGCTCCTGTCAGACAACTGCAGTACGACATCTCGGCTTACGTAGACTTCCTAGTCCAACAGGCTTCCGATTTCATGAAG CAATTGTACCAGCAAGGGGCCAGGAGGATTGCAATCCTGGGGCTGCCGCCGATCGGATGCGTGCCGTCGCAGCGAACCGTCGCAGGTGGCCTCGCCAGGAGCTGCGACCCGGCTCGCAACCGCGCGGCGCAGCAGTTCAACTCCAAGCTGAAGGAGGAGATCAGGCGGCTTCAGAAGGAGCTGCAGTGCCAGAGAATAGGCTACGTCGACATCTACGACGTCTTGCAGGACATGATCACCGACCCCTGCAAATACG GGTTTGACGTTTCCTCGAGAGGATGCTGCGGCACCGGAGATTTCGAGGTGTCCCTTCTGTGCAACCAGGTGACGGCGACGACATGCCCGGATGACCGGAAATATGTCTTTTGGGACAGCTTCCATCCTACTGAGAGAGCTTATGAAATTATGGTGGACTATCTGTACCCAAGATACGTAGAGAAGCTACTGTGA
- the LOC133897769 gene encoding acyl carrier protein 2, chloroplastic-like — MASIVGSAVSFARPVKAINFNPVSFSGLRKDNVAFRLQPVPQRFAVCCSAKKETVDKVCDIVKKQLALADDTEVCGSSKFQDLGADSLDTVEIVMGLEEAFGISVEESSAQSIATVEDAANLIDELVTVKSS; from the exons ATGGCCTCCATCGTCGGATCCGCCGTCTCCTTCGCGAGGCCCGTCAAG GCAATCAACTTCAACCCGGTCTCTTTCTCTGGTTTGAGGAAGGATAATGTAGCCTTCCGATTGCAGCCAGTGCCACAAAGATTTGCAGTTTGCTGTTCT GCTAAAAAGGAGACGGTGGACAAGGTTTGTGATATTGTCAAGAAGCAGCTTGCACTTGCTGATGACACTGAAGTTTGTGGCTCCTCAAAGTTCCAGGATCTTGGTGCTGATTCATTAGATACT GTTGAGATTGTTATGGGTCTTGAGGAGGCTTTCGGGATCAGTGTAGAGGAGTCTAGTGCGCAGTCAATTGCGACGGTGGAAGATGCTGCTAATCTCATTGACGAGCTTGTTACTGTAAAATCGTCCTAA
- the LOC133897579 gene encoding uncharacterized protein LOC133897579 — protein sequence MATAGDDLDLLLSLGEAVPETPPSSPRPTGVSESDGAITPPRTARPGGTDMSIFRDAVKDYLEAAPTATSPLPKRPKRPKPSETLLDKYSGLRIKHLALSPLEISNRFADIRFVRISAIKNLVGSDRFSGCWATAGVVLDKGVPRVSAQGNAYSIWKMGALDEAEMSVFLFGDAHAHYSGAAVGAVFALLNGNVRMDNGGRGFSVSVASVGQMLKMGVAADFGLCKGKRKDGMACTMAINKSKGSYCKFHSSKTSQKYTTGRVELKGGNFQFASKLRSERIYMVNPSSERPNSRTPSQPAKVMSIDGLKRALSNADRVTTKNQSQGIRFLSHVTANMENMKPSVPSNGSMNQQKSKVSLNKSSASSGAKALPKQGLQKSEQDIKRRKVNNPPENTIELDAVSSDDDEINIVLRR from the exons ATGGCTACCGCCGGCGACGACCTggacctcctcctctccctggGCGAGGCGGTCCCCGAgacccctccctcctccccgcGCCCCACTGGCGTCTCCGAGTCCGACGGCGCCATCACCCCTCCAAGGACGGCGCGCCCCGGCGGCACTGACATGTCCATCTTCCGCGACGCCGTCAAGGACTACCTCGAGGCCGCCCCGACCGCCACCTCCCCGCTCCCCAAGCGCCCCAAGCGCCCCAAGCCCTCCGAAACCCTCCTCGACAAATACTCCGGCCTCCGCATTAAGCACCTGGCGCTCTCACCGCTCGAGATCAGCAACCGCTTCGCCGACATCCGATTCGTGCGCATCTCCGCGATAAA GAACTTGGTGGGGAGCGACAGGTTCTCCGGCTGCTGGGCGACGGCGGGCGTGGTGCTGGACAAGGGCGTGCCGCGGGTTAGTGCGCAGGGGAACGCCTACAGCATCTGGAAGATGGGCGCGCTGGACGAAGCCGAGATGTCCGTGTTTCTGTTCGGGGACGCGCACGCCCACTACTCCGGCGCGGCCGTCGGCGCGGTGTTCGCGCTGCTCAACGGCAACGTCCGCATGGACAATGGG GGCAGAGGGTTCTCTGTGAGTGTTGCTTCAGTGGGCCAGATGTTGAAGATGGGAGTCGCAGCAGACTTTGGTCTCTGCAAAGGGAAGAGGAAAGACGGGATGGCTTGCACCATGGCGATAAATAA GAGTAAAGGATCATACTGCAAGTTCCATTCGTCG AAAACGTCACAGAAGTACACTACTGGCAGGGTGGAGCTTAAGGGCGG AAACTTCCAGTTTGCTTCCAAACTTCGGTCAGAACGGATTTACATGGTCAATCCTTCCTCAGAGCGACCCAATTCAAGAACGCCATCCCAACCAGCTAAAGTAATGTCAATTGATGGCCTAAAAAGGGCTTTAAG CAATGCAGATAGAGTGACTACTAAGAACCAGTCTCAGGGTATCAGATTTCTTTCCCATGTTACAG CTAATAtggaaaatatgaaaccaagtgTCCCAAGCAATGGTTCTATGAACCAACAGAAATCGAAGGTCAGCTTAAACAAAAG TTCGGCATCATCTGGCGCTAAAGCACTACCCAAGCAGGGATTGCAGAAATCAGAGCAAGATATCAAGAGACGAAAGGTGAATAATCCTCCAGAAAATACAATTGAGCTTGATGCTGTCAGCTCAGACGATGATGAGATCAATATAGTACTTCGACGCTGA